In Kineococcus sp. NBC_00420, a single genomic region encodes these proteins:
- a CDS encoding MFS transporter — protein sequence MNRLLVPSAALFWGLQFAFLNPALALLLVALYDADARQVGLVLALYNVGGFAASLLVPAYADRRGDYLRPMLGCGVMTVALAVVLGLSRSLPLAVVALVVLGGPAGVGNSLLFAHLRHSGASSSDVIGTRAIASFAWVAGPPVATLVIGAFGDRAVLVPLAVVAALTVGTATLMLRADRSRTPGTRSGAADDHEPTTRAAVAGIVVAFVLLQATNSAAVSVMSLFTTRDLGLPVAWAGAALGLAAGLEIPALLLVARLTKRFTNFALLVAGCLAGIAYYAAMTFVGGPVTLLCAQALNACFFAVVAGVGLTLFQQVIPRPGLASGLYVNTRRVGAVISGPLIAFGAGTSRGYGGIYAVCAVLTALSLVTVLVLRRGRRPTATAG from the coding sequence GTGAACCGCCTGCTCGTCCCCTCCGCGGCCCTGTTCTGGGGTCTGCAGTTCGCCTTCCTCAACCCCGCCCTGGCCCTGCTGCTCGTCGCGCTCTACGACGCCGACGCCCGGCAGGTGGGGTTGGTGCTGGCCCTCTACAACGTCGGCGGTTTCGCGGCCTCCCTGCTGGTGCCCGCCTACGCCGACCGCCGGGGTGACTACCTGCGGCCGATGCTCGGCTGCGGGGTGATGACCGTCGCGCTGGCGGTGGTGCTCGGACTCAGCCGCAGCCTCCCCCTCGCCGTCGTCGCGCTCGTCGTGCTCGGCGGCCCCGCCGGGGTCGGCAACTCCCTGCTCTTCGCCCACCTGCGCCACTCCGGGGCGAGCTCCTCCGACGTCATCGGCACCCGCGCCATCGCGTCGTTCGCCTGGGTGGCGGGTCCCCCGGTCGCCACCCTGGTCATCGGCGCGTTCGGCGACCGGGCCGTGCTGGTCCCGCTGGCCGTCGTCGCCGCGCTGACCGTCGGGACGGCGACGCTGATGCTGCGGGCCGACCGCTCGCGCACCCCCGGGACGAGGTCCGGCGCCGCCGACGACCACGAGCCGACGACGCGCGCGGCCGTGGCCGGCATCGTCGTGGCCTTCGTCCTGCTGCAGGCGACGAACAGCGCCGCCGTCTCGGTCATGAGCCTGTTCACCACCCGGGACCTCGGTCTGCCGGTGGCGTGGGCCGGCGCCGCCCTCGGGCTGGCCGCGGGTCTGGAGATCCCGGCGCTGCTGCTGGTCGCGCGGTTGACGAAGCGCTTCACGAACTTCGCGTTGCTGGTCGCGGGCTGCCTGGCCGGGATCGCGTACTACGCGGCGATGACGTTCGTCGGGGGTCCCGTCACGCTCCTGTGCGCCCAGGCCCTCAACGCCTGCTTCTTCGCCGTCGTCGCCGGGGTCGGGCTCACCCTCTTCCAGCAGGTGATCCCGCGCCCGGGGCTGGCCTCGGGCCTCTACGTGAACACCCGCCGGGTCGGCGCCGTGATCTCCGGCCCGCTCATCGCCTTCGGCGCGGGCACCTCGCGCGGGTACGGCGGGATCTACGCCGTCTGCGCGGTGCTCACGGCGCTCAGCCTGGTGACCGTCCTGGTGCTGCGCCGGGGACGTCGTCCGACCGCCACCGCGGGCTGA
- a CDS encoding TetR/AcrR family transcriptional regulator yields MARWEPGARERLVVAAVDLFVEQGYDATTVAQIADRAGVTKSTFFRHFPDKRELLVAGQETLSGLLADGITTAPPEAAPLAAVAAGLERACAEMGPANRELGPRLKAAVAASAELRERDALKSVGMAAAMTEALVGRGVPSTAAHLAAEMGVMAFKLGYARWADAAPDEAGGLWPHASTALEELRAAGAALG; encoded by the coding sequence ATGGCTCGATGGGAACCCGGCGCTCGCGAACGCCTCGTCGTCGCGGCCGTGGACCTGTTCGTCGAGCAGGGCTACGACGCCACGACGGTCGCGCAGATCGCCGACCGGGCCGGGGTCACCAAGAGCACCTTCTTCCGCCACTTCCCGGACAAGCGGGAACTGCTCGTCGCGGGGCAGGAGACGCTGAGCGGCCTGCTGGCCGACGGGATCACCACGGCACCCCCCGAGGCCGCTCCACTGGCGGCCGTCGCCGCGGGTCTCGAACGCGCCTGCGCCGAGATGGGCCCCGCGAACCGCGAACTCGGACCCCGGCTCAAGGCCGCCGTGGCGGCCAGCGCGGAACTGCGGGAGCGGGACGCGCTCAAGAGCGTGGGGATGGCCGCGGCGATGACGGAGGCCCTCGTCGGGCGGGGAGTCCCCTCGACCGCCGCCCACCTGGCCGCCGAGATGGGCGTCATGGCCTTCAAGCTCGGGTACGCCCGGTGGGCCGACGCCGCGCCGGACGAGGCCGGAGGGTTGTGGCCGCACGCGTCCACCGCCCTGGAGGAACTGCGCGCCGCCGGCGCCGCACTCGGTTGA
- a CDS encoding PP2C family protein-serine/threonine phosphatase: MSEDTPGRALRAVLDAAEDAAPVDAVEAVTERLGAVLGATDVSFLMSDLTGRALVRLGDPSRAGSSPLPLQAHAPASEAIRTQTVRVLPLEGDRDRWQVHAPVTERGEVVGLLQLTLPGEPDAATVAEVRATAHALAFVVIANRRHTDLFEWSQRSTPFTLSAEIQRRLLPAASTCEASSFSLAGWLEPAASVGGDTFDYSVARDVLHLSLTDAMGHGVGAALTATLCVNALRLARRGGAGLVEMAQAADAALLEHDGPGPQPSEGFVTGILGRLDLRTGVLSLVNAGHVQPLLVRAGKVVELGLAADLPFGLLPGSGYRASEVTLRPGDRIVLLTDGMLERNAEHLDLDAQVAAAAPLHVREAVRALADAVLRQTGGTLEDDATILVVDWFGDHASPRSTSAGADTARASHTLEGGPQGRAPR, from the coding sequence GTGAGCGAGGACACGCCCGGACGGGCGCTGCGGGCCGTGCTGGACGCCGCCGAGGACGCGGCACCGGTGGACGCCGTCGAGGCCGTCACCGAACGGCTGGGTGCGGTCCTCGGCGCCACCGACGTCTCGTTCCTCATGAGCGACCTCACCGGGCGGGCCCTCGTCCGCCTGGGGGACCCGTCCCGGGCGGGGTCCTCGCCCCTGCCGCTGCAGGCCCACGCCCCGGCGAGCGAGGCGATCCGGACCCAGACGGTCCGGGTGCTGCCGCTGGAGGGGGACCGGGACCGCTGGCAGGTCCACGCCCCCGTGACCGAACGGGGCGAGGTCGTCGGACTGCTCCAGCTCACCCTGCCCGGGGAGCCCGACGCCGCGACGGTGGCGGAGGTCCGGGCCACGGCGCACGCCCTCGCCTTCGTCGTCATCGCGAACCGGCGCCACACCGACCTCTTCGAGTGGAGTCAGCGCAGCACGCCGTTCACCCTCTCCGCCGAGATCCAGCGCCGGCTGCTGCCCGCGGCCTCCACGTGCGAGGCGTCCTCGTTCAGCCTGGCCGGCTGGCTCGAACCGGCCGCCAGCGTCGGCGGGGACACGTTCGACTACAGCGTGGCGCGCGACGTGCTCCACCTCAGCCTCACCGACGCGATGGGCCACGGCGTGGGCGCGGCGCTGACGGCCACCCTGTGCGTCAACGCGTTGCGCCTGGCGCGGCGCGGTGGGGCGGGTCTGGTCGAGATGGCGCAGGCGGCCGACGCGGCGCTCCTCGAGCACGACGGTCCCGGACCACAGCCCTCCGAGGGTTTCGTGACGGGGATCCTCGGACGTCTCGACCTGCGGACGGGCGTCCTCAGCCTGGTCAACGCCGGCCACGTCCAGCCCCTGCTCGTGCGGGCCGGGAAGGTGGTCGAACTGGGCCTCGCGGCGGACCTCCCCTTCGGCCTCCTCCCGGGCAGCGGCTACCGCGCGAGCGAGGTGACGCTGCGGCCCGGGGACCGGATCGTGCTGCTGACCGACGGCATGCTCGAGCGCAACGCGGAACACCTGGACCTGGACGCCCAGGTGGCGGCCGCCGCGCCCCTGCACGTCCGCGAGGCCGTCCGCGCGCTGGCGGACGCCGTCCTGCGCCAGACCGGCGGAACGCTGGAGGACGACGCGACGATCCTCGTCGTCGACTGGTTCGGGGACCACGCCAGCCCCCGGTCCACCTCGGCCGGGGCCGACACCGCGCGCGCCAGCCACACCCTCGAGGGAGGTCCTCAAGGACGCGCCCCGCGCTGA
- a CDS encoding EamA family transporter: MSAVLALLASVLWGTSDFLGGSVSRRLRAVQVLAVSQVLSALVLLVVLVATGQVSAPDGNWIGWSVLAGVTWAAAMGALYTALAIGTMGVVAPIASCGMLVPFVISVAGGERPATLQVLGAALAILGVVATAGPDVTAAKKGQGRAITLALLAAVLFGVEIYALARGSEVSVPGSLLGMRLSSVVVVLGVALAKRRQSPPVVRGDLPPLLGLGVLDLAATAAYAVASSSGLVSVVAVLASLYPAVTLLLARRFHGERLSGVQSGGVVVVLVGAAFCALG; the protein is encoded by the coding sequence GTGAGCGCCGTCCTCGCCCTCCTCGCCAGCGTGCTGTGGGGCACGTCGGACTTCCTGGGGGGCAGCGTCAGCCGACGGCTGCGGGCCGTCCAGGTGCTCGCCGTCTCCCAGGTCCTCTCGGCGCTGGTCCTGCTGGTCGTCCTCGTGGCGACGGGTCAGGTCTCCGCCCCGGACGGGAACTGGATCGGCTGGTCGGTCCTGGCCGGCGTGACGTGGGCCGCGGCGATGGGCGCGCTCTACACGGCGCTCGCCATCGGGACCATGGGCGTCGTCGCCCCCATCGCCTCCTGCGGCATGCTCGTCCCCTTCGTCATCTCGGTGGCCGGCGGTGAACGACCCGCGACGCTGCAGGTGCTGGGAGCGGCGCTCGCGATCCTCGGCGTCGTCGCCACCGCCGGACCGGACGTCACGGCCGCGAAGAAGGGGCAGGGCCGGGCGATCACCCTCGCCCTGCTCGCCGCGGTGCTCTTCGGCGTCGAGATCTACGCCCTGGCCCGGGGGAGCGAGGTCTCCGTGCCGGGTTCCCTGCTCGGCATGCGGCTCTCCTCGGTCGTCGTGGTCCTCGGGGTGGCGCTGGCGAAGCGACGGCAGTCGCCACCGGTCGTCCGGGGCGACCTGCCTCCGCTGCTGGGCCTCGGGGTCCTCGACCTCGCCGCGACGGCCGCCTACGCGGTGGCCTCCAGCAGCGGACTGGTCAGCGTCGTCGCCGTCCTGGCCTCGCTCTACCCGGCCGTGACCCTGCTGCTGGCGCGCCGGTTCCACGGCGAGCGACTGAGTGGCGTCCAGTCCGGTGGGGTCGTGGTGGTCCTCGTGGGTGCCGCCTTCTGCGCCCTGGGCTGA
- a CDS encoding DHA2 family efflux MFS transporter permease subunit, with product MTESSPAGVGVAYASGPGRWILLTTILGSGLASLDASVVGVALPTIGRELHVDLAALQGVVNGYTLTLAGLLLLGGGLGDRFGRRRVFQVGVVWFALASLLCGLAPDAPVLVAARALQGVGAALLTPGSLAVLHAAFRAEDRSRAVGAWSGLGGVAVAVGPFLGGWILGVGSWRWLFLINLPVAVVVVLVSSRHVPESRAPHVDGRLDVLGALTITATLAALTYGLVEGPGRGWSSAAVLGSLLAAVLLFGAFLLREARARNPLLPLGLFRRRQFSAVNAVTFVVYAALGGTFFLLPVVLQTAVGYSPLAAGTSLLPVTVVMLLLSSRSGALAARRGPRLQLSAGPLIAGAGLLLLTRLDASGSYPTQVLPAVLVFGLGLAVTVAPLTSTALDAAPDAQAGIASATNTVVARTAGLVAVAVLPAAAGISGDDYLRPVALLGGFHAAVVIAAIVCAAGGVLAALTLRTGTGTDTDQSEAPAPHEMSCALDAPPLRRGGR from the coding sequence GTGACCGAGTCCTCGCCGGCCGGGGTCGGCGTCGCGTACGCGAGCGGTCCCGGGCGCTGGATCCTGCTCACCACGATCCTCGGGTCGGGACTGGCCTCGCTGGACGCCAGCGTCGTCGGGGTCGCCCTGCCCACCATCGGGCGGGAGCTGCACGTCGACCTCGCCGCGCTGCAGGGGGTCGTCAACGGCTACACCCTCACCCTGGCCGGTCTGCTGCTGCTCGGCGGTGGCCTCGGTGACCGCTTCGGGCGACGACGGGTGTTCCAGGTCGGGGTCGTGTGGTTCGCGCTGGCCTCGCTCTTGTGCGGGCTGGCCCCGGACGCCCCGGTCCTCGTCGCCGCCCGGGCGTTGCAGGGGGTGGGTGCCGCGTTGCTGACCCCGGGGAGCCTGGCCGTCCTGCACGCGGCGTTCCGCGCGGAGGACCGCTCCCGGGCCGTCGGGGCGTGGTCGGGTCTGGGGGGTGTCGCCGTCGCCGTCGGCCCCTTCCTGGGCGGCTGGATCCTCGGGGTGGGGTCCTGGCGCTGGCTGTTCCTCATCAACCTCCCCGTCGCGGTCGTCGTCGTGCTGGTGTCCTCCCGCCACGTGCCGGAGTCCCGGGCGCCGCACGTCGACGGACGCCTCGACGTGCTCGGCGCGCTGACGATCACCGCCACCCTGGCCGCCCTCACCTACGGACTCGTCGAGGGTCCCGGCCGGGGGTGGTCCTCCGCCGCCGTCCTGGGGAGCCTGCTGGCTGCGGTGCTGCTGTTCGGGGCGTTCCTGCTCCGCGAGGCCCGGGCGCGGAACCCGTTGCTGCCGCTGGGGTTGTTCCGCCGACGGCAGTTCTCCGCGGTGAACGCGGTGACGTTCGTCGTCTACGCCGCGCTGGGCGGGACGTTCTTCCTGCTGCCCGTCGTGCTGCAGACCGCTGTCGGCTACAGCCCGCTGGCCGCCGGGACGTCCCTGTTGCCGGTGACCGTCGTCATGCTGCTGCTGTCGTCGCGGTCGGGGGCGCTCGCCGCGCGTCGCGGGCCCCGGCTGCAGTTGAGCGCGGGGCCGCTGATCGCCGGGGCCGGGTTGCTGCTGCTCACCCGCCTCGACGCCTCGGGGTCCTACCCGACGCAGGTGCTGCCCGCGGTCCTGGTCTTCGGGCTCGGGCTGGCCGTCACCGTCGCCCCGTTGACCTCGACCGCGCTGGACGCCGCGCCGGACGCGCAGGCGGGGATCGCCTCCGCCACCAACACCGTCGTCGCCCGGACCGCGGGCCTCGTCGCCGTGGCGGTGCTCCCCGCCGCCGCCGGCATCAGCGGCGACGACTACCTGCGCCCGGTGGCCCTGCTCGGAGGTTTCCACGCGGCCGTCGTGATCGCCGCGATCGTCTGCGCCGCAGGGGGAGTGCTGGCTGCACTGACGCTGCGCACCGGCACCGGCACCGACACCGACCAGAGCGAGGCACCCGCCCCGCACGAGATGAGCTGCGCGCTCGACGCACCGCCGCTGCGCCGAGGGGGGCGGTGA